The following proteins are co-located in the Paenibacillus sp. JNUCC32 genome:
- a CDS encoding ABC transporter ATP-binding protein produces MDILEVKALNKVYAGKVATQALTDIHLTIKEGEFVGIMGPSGSGKTTLLNMVSTIDRPSSGEVKIGGSNPYQMKKSELAHFRRRQLGFVFQDFNLLDTLTVAENIVLPLTLDRRPLKDMESLLQQTASRLGIREILNKRVYEISGGQRQRTAIARAIIGSPLLLLADEPTGALDSNSSRIVMESLAEINERDHTTLMLVTHDPLAASYCNRIVFIKDGKLAAEIHRGENRQAFFQKIIDTLSFWGGNTSELSSIRV; encoded by the coding sequence ATGGATATTCTTGAAGTAAAGGCTTTAAACAAAGTATATGCGGGCAAAGTGGCGACACAAGCTCTTACCGATATTCATCTCACCATCAAAGAAGGAGAATTCGTCGGCATCATGGGGCCATCCGGCAGCGGCAAAACCACCCTGCTGAACATGGTATCCACCATCGACCGTCCAAGCTCGGGCGAGGTCAAGATCGGGGGCAGCAATCCTTACCAAATGAAAAAAAGCGAGCTTGCCCACTTCCGCCGGAGGCAGCTCGGCTTCGTGTTCCAGGATTTCAATCTGCTCGACACGCTAACGGTTGCCGAGAATATCGTGCTCCCGCTTACGCTGGACCGCCGTCCGCTCAAGGACATGGAATCGCTGCTGCAGCAAACCGCTTCGCGGCTTGGCATCCGCGAAATTCTGAATAAACGCGTGTACGAAATTTCGGGGGGCCAAAGGCAGCGCACCGCGATTGCCCGGGCGATCATCGGCTCGCCCCTGTTGCTGCTTGCGGATGAGCCTACGGGAGCGCTCGATTCCAACTCCTCTCGGATCGTGATGGAGTCGCTCGCCGAGATCAATGAGCGGGATCATACCACGTTAATGCTGGTTACGCATGATCCCCTGGCCGCAAGCTATTGCAACCGCATCGTTTTTATTAAAGACGGCAAGCTTGCCGCCGAGATTCACCGCGGAGAGAACCGGCAGGCCTTTTTCCAAAAAATCATCGATACGCTATCGTTCTGGGGAGGGAATACAAGTGAGCTTTCCTCAATTCGCGTTTAA
- a CDS encoding response regulator transcription factor: MYTILIVEDDERIADKLRSAISKYDFNVRIIEDFNRVMDIFAETKPDLVLLDVNLPKYDGFYWCRQIRTQSHCPIIFISARDSGMDQIMALENGADDYITKPFDMELVLAKVRSHLRRAVGAYASGQEEEPTVESAGLLLYPERLLVTYGDRSAELTQKEAALLTMLMEKDGRVVSRERLLDLMWEDQHFIDDNTLNVYITRVRRKLRELGAGDLIETVRGAGYRFMAGKETL; this comes from the coding sequence ATGTATACCATTCTGATTGTGGAAGACGATGAACGAATCGCGGATAAACTAAGGTCAGCGATCTCCAAATATGATTTCAACGTACGGATCATCGAAGATTTCAACCGCGTGATGGACATTTTTGCGGAGACGAAGCCGGATCTGGTTCTGCTGGACGTCAATCTGCCGAAATACGACGGATTCTACTGGTGCCGTCAAATCCGCACCCAATCCCACTGCCCGATCATCTTCATCTCGGCACGCGACAGCGGCATGGACCAGATCATGGCGCTCGAAAACGGGGCCGATGATTATATTACGAAGCCGTTTGACATGGAGCTTGTCCTGGCCAAAGTCCGCAGCCACCTGCGCCGCGCGGTCGGCGCCTATGCCTCCGGCCAGGAGGAGGAGCCTACCGTTGAAAGCGCCGGTCTCCTCCTGTATCCAGAGCGACTCCTCGTGACCTATGGAGACCGGTCGGCCGAGTTAACCCAGAAGGAAGCTGCCCTGCTGACGATGCTCATGGAAAAAGACGGCCGCGTGGTCAGCCGCGAGCGGCTCTTGGACCTCATGTGGGAAGATCAGCACTTCATTGACGACAATACGTTGAATGTTTATATTACGAGGGTTCGCCGCAAGCTTCGTGAACTCGGAGCCGGGGATCTCATCGAAACCGTCCGGGGAGCAGGCTACCGGTTCATGGCAGGCAAGGAGACCCTATGA
- a CDS encoding sensor histidine kinase, protein MKLFLREHLPLMLFFAVQMLLVPLLYWLTGEGRPFTVVLYGVLLSSVVLLVYLVYRYLSHRTMYQELSSQELSEEFSNPPLGDAPLPEAIHERISHYERLYREQLHRHQSGTDQHLAFVNRWVHQMKTPLSVIQLTLDEVEEAPAEHIREELERIRKGLEMVLYTARLDRFEQDFAVEAVGLRAAVSESVVENRKLFIRKGITPVFRIDDRISVYTDAKWFRFMLGQILTNAVNYSGSPGKKIQFTAEEAGKHIKLRIRDEGIGIAPEDINRVFHPYFTGERGRQYHESTGMGLYLVREIAHKLDHSVELESTLGEGTTVILTLRTAAIQGTSFS, encoded by the coding sequence ATGAAACTTTTTTTGAGGGAGCACCTCCCGCTCATGCTGTTTTTTGCCGTTCAAATGCTGCTTGTCCCCCTGCTGTACTGGCTTACCGGTGAAGGCAGACCCTTTACTGTCGTACTATACGGGGTACTGTTGAGCAGCGTCGTGCTGCTGGTCTATCTGGTGTACCGGTATCTCTCTCATCGCACGATGTATCAAGAGCTTTCCAGCCAGGAACTTTCGGAGGAGTTCTCCAATCCTCCTCTGGGCGATGCGCCGCTGCCGGAAGCGATCCACGAGCGGATCAGCCATTATGAACGCTTATACCGGGAACAGCTGCATCGGCATCAAAGCGGAACCGACCAGCATCTGGCCTTCGTCAACCGCTGGGTTCATCAGATGAAGACCCCGCTGTCGGTGATTCAATTAACGCTCGATGAAGTCGAAGAAGCACCCGCCGAACATATACGGGAAGAGCTTGAACGAATACGCAAAGGCCTCGAAATGGTGCTGTATACTGCACGCCTGGACCGGTTCGAGCAGGACTTCGCGGTAGAAGCCGTCGGACTCCGTGCCGCGGTCAGCGAATCCGTCGTGGAGAATCGAAAGCTATTCATTCGCAAAGGGATTACCCCGGTGTTTCGCATCGATGATCGGATCTCCGTCTACACGGATGCCAAATGGTTTCGATTTATGCTGGGTCAAATTCTGACGAACGCCGTGAACTACTCCGGCAGCCCCGGCAAGAAGATTCAATTCACTGCAGAAGAAGCAGGGAAACACATCAAACTTCGTATCCGCGATGAGGGGATCGGCATTGCACCGGAGGACATCAACCGGGTATTCCATCCCTACTTCACCGGCGAGCGCGGCCGGCAATATCATGAATCCACCGGCATGGGCCTGTATCTAGTCCGTGAAATCGCCCATAAGCTTGACCATTCCGTCGAACTGGAATCCACGCTCGGTGAGGGAACCACCGTTATCTTAACGCTGCGCACTGCAGCAATCCAAGGCACATCTTTTTCATAG
- a CDS encoding Ger(x)C family spore germination protein, whose amino-acid sequence MNRYKRCVSIVTASVLLLLTTGCWSSNEIEDVSVYVGLGLDAANESRFEREINQQGATYPKRKVLTATVQIVPPITSKSEKQGGSSSSSPSKAYLNEQLTGDSLIQIFRQFALRRDRPLIGHHLKVIVVSSELAKRYSLEQILDFILRDNDIRPSCLVVVSHRSALEALSSTEPGEIPAFYLMGLVDNRYRSNKILPPMSLIKLDSTMQSGESFLLQNVVTAQSEHKFSGAAVFKGNTKKFIGELSQYDLEGLSWIKEDVKGGALKTYAHKTGHTVIYEPKNSHSTIIPKVQGDEISFHIKVRSEGRLIEDWSFPEIPTTEQYMRELERLFEEEARKQIEQVLDKMQHVYHVDVGGFADQIRIKYPKLWKKVEKDWDETFSHIPITYEVDMKITDFGSSTD is encoded by the coding sequence ATGAACAGATATAAACGATGCGTGTCGATAGTAACGGCCAGCGTCCTGCTGCTGCTGACAACCGGATGCTGGAGCAGCAACGAGATCGAGGATGTCAGCGTCTATGTAGGTTTAGGACTGGATGCAGCGAATGAATCCCGATTCGAACGGGAGATCAACCAACAAGGGGCGACCTACCCCAAAAGGAAAGTGCTGACGGCGACGGTTCAGATCGTGCCCCCGATTACGAGCAAGAGCGAGAAACAAGGCGGATCCAGCTCGTCTTCACCCAGCAAAGCCTATCTGAATGAACAATTAACGGGAGATTCCCTTATTCAGATCTTCCGCCAGTTTGCTCTGCGAAGAGACCGTCCGTTGATCGGCCATCATCTCAAGGTCATCGTCGTCTCAAGCGAACTCGCCAAACGGTACAGCCTGGAGCAGATTCTTGATTTTATTCTCCGGGATAATGATATCCGCCCCAGCTGCCTGGTAGTGGTGAGCCACCGGAGTGCACTTGAAGCGTTGAGCTCCACCGAACCCGGGGAGATCCCAGCTTTCTACTTGATGGGTCTTGTGGATAACCGCTATCGTTCCAACAAAATCCTTCCCCCGATGTCACTCATAAAGCTGGATAGCACCATGCAGTCGGGAGAGAGCTTCCTGCTGCAAAATGTCGTCACCGCCCAAAGCGAGCATAAATTCTCGGGTGCCGCCGTATTCAAAGGCAATACCAAGAAATTTATCGGGGAACTAAGCCAATATGATCTTGAAGGCTTATCCTGGATCAAGGAGGACGTGAAGGGAGGGGCGCTGAAAACCTACGCGCATAAAACCGGACATACCGTTATTTATGAGCCCAAGAATTCCCACAGCACCATTATCCCCAAGGTTCAGGGAGACGAAATATCATTTCATATCAAGGTCCGTTCGGAAGGCAGATTAATTGAGGATTGGAGCTTTCCGGAGATTCCCACAACCGAGCAATATATGAGAGAGTTGGAACGACTGTTTGAAGAAGAAGCCCGTAAACAGATCGAACAGGTTTTGGATAAAATGCAGCATGTCTATCATGTAGACGTTGGGGGCTTTGCCGATCAGATCCGAATCAAATATCCAAAATTGTGGAAAAAAGTAGAGAAGGATTGGGATGAAACCTTTAGCCATATCCCCATTACGTATGAAGTCGACATGAAGATCACGGACTTCGGTTCCTCAACGGATTAA